TTTTGCCTTTGCCATTTCTCTTCCTCCTTTAATTTCTTTTCTCTAGAAAACTATACCGGGTGTTTCTTATATGTAGAAACACTATGATGGAGCCCATGACCGGGCTCGAACCGGTGACCTCTTGCTTACCATGCAAGTGCTCTGCCTGCTGAGCTACATGGGCATTTTACTACTTAAATAATTTTACTACTACAATTTTTCATTGTCAATACTAAAAGCCCATCGTTACATAAAACCTACAAGTCCTTTGTTTCAAGGTATCTTTCTAATTTTCTTTTTACTCTCTGCAAAGCATTATCAATCGACTTCACATGTCTGTTTAATTCAACAGCTATTTCTTGATAGGATTTGCCTTGAAGATAATATATAAGTACTTCCCATTCCAAATCGCTTAAAATTTCTCCTATTTTACTTTCAATATTCTTTAATTCTTCTCTACTAATAATCAGTTCTTCTGGATCCATTATTTTTACACCTGATAATATATCTAGAAGAGTCCTATCTGATTCTTCATCATATATAGGTTTGTTTAATGAAATATAAGAATTTAAAGGGATATGCTTCTGTCTAGTGGCAGTTTTAATTGCTGTAATAATCTGTCTAGTTATACACAGTTCAGCAAAAGCCTTAAAAGAAGTGAGCTTGTCCTGTTTATAATCACGAATAGCCTTATAAAGTCCAATCATTCCCTCTTGAATTATATCTTCCTTATCCGCTCCAATTAAAAAATATGATCTAGCCTTAGCCCTAACAAAATTTTTGTATTTTTTAATCAAAAACTCTAGGGCTTCTGTATCACCATTTCTTGCACTTTCTACTATTTCTTCATCTACCATATCATGATAATCATCATAATCGCATTCTTTATGTACGCTAAGACCCACCAGCATCGCCTCCAGGAAAATGCTAAAAAAACTTAAAACTCTAAGGTTTATTATATATTAACCTTAACATTAAAGTCAAGCCAGATCATATGTTTTTTCTCCATTTTTCAAGCTTTTTAAGCGTTTCACTATCAATTCTAGAAAATATTAAATCATCAACTCGCTTCTTGTTTTGTTCTGTATTCTTTTGAATTTTTCTTTTCATCTTATTTATCTCTTCTTTAAGTTCTCTTGCAGATATTCTCATACCGCCTCTACCTAAAACAATTTGCTGTTCAGTCCAATCAGATGTAGCTACTTTGACTCTTTTCATTCTTCCTATAGAATCTAACACCTTTTCTATATAATGGTCTGCTGTTTCCATCTCTTTAGTAAAAACAACTTCTATTCCATTTATTATTTCTTTTTTATTCATACTTCCTTTAACTAAATGTGCATCAAAAACTATTACAACTTTCACTCCAGCATATTCTTGATATTCTCCCATGATTTCAATAAGCTTATCTCTTGCTGCCTCTAAACTTACATCTTTAAGCTCTTTCAAGTCAGACCATGCATTAATAATATTATATCCATCTATAAATAAATACTCATCATACTTTTTCTTCATATCAACGTTCCAAGCTCCTCTGTCTTAATACTTCATAAGTCAAGATAGAAGCGGCAACAGATGCATTTAGAGATGTAACGTTCCCTTTCATAGGTATTTTCACTAGAAAGTCGCATTTTTCTTTAACTAAACGACTCATTCCCTCTCCCTCGCTACCTATTACAATCGCTAAAGGGCCTCTTAAGTCTTTTTCATAATAATTAGATTCCCCATCCATATCTGTTCCGCATATCCAAATGCCTTTTTCTTTTAATTCCTCCATTGTATAAACAATATTAGAAACTTTCGCTACTGGCAAATATTCTATAGCACCAGCGGAACTCTTGGCGACTACTGGAGTTAATCCAACTGATCTTCTTTTAGGTATGATAATCCCATGAACGCCAGCACATTCAGCAGTTCTCATAATAGCTCCTAAATTATGAGGATCTTTAATTCCATCTAATATTATTATAAATGGGTCTTCGTTCCGATTCTCAGCATAGTTTAATATATCTTCAACCGTTTTATATTCATAAGCTGAAGCTATAGCTATAACTCCCTGATGTGAATTTGTAGCAGAAATAGAGTCTAGCTTGTTTCTATCTACATATTGTATTACAATTCCTTTTTCCTTAGCTATTGCTTTTATCTTTTTTACAGAACCCTTTTCAGCACCTTTTGCGATCATTATCTTTTCTATATTTCTATCTGACTTTAATGCTTCTAGTACAGGATTTCTTCCTTCTATTAAACCTTGCTTTTGCAATGTTATCCACTCCTTAACCCTTTGGTATAAGATTTTTAAATTTTTCTCTTACCTCTTTCATTTTCCCACATGACATACTACCTTCTGGACAATCGCCATATAGACAAGCAGGTCCCGAATACTTAAAAAGCGTAGGCGCAACACCTTTAACTAATTTTAGCATCTCTATTGCCAAGTTTCTAATCTCCCATTGAGCTCTATTGCAACATCTATGTTTAAAAAAGTTGAAAAGCGATCTCGCATTCATCGTAAAAACAATCTTAGTTTCACAAGCATTAGGAAAAACGTAGCGAGCATCTTCAATAGCTTTTTTTTCAGCAATTTTCCTAGCTTTAGCTTCAGGATATCCGTCCTTTATTAATTTATTCAAAATATCTTCATATAAAACTTTTGTTAATTGATTATAGTATTTTTGATCATCTTCCATAGCTTTAATAAACATTTTTTTAGCTTTTTCATTATCTTTTATTGAAGGAGGTATAATATATTCAAACTGCTGAAGTTTAACATATCTTTGCGATTGCTGAGAATATGAAGCTATCCTATGCCTAACTAATTGATGCGTAAGCACTCTACTTACACCTTCTACTGCAAAAGTAAATGTTGCATGCTCTACAGGAGATTCGTGTCCTAAACTCATAAGCATATCAAGAAAATTTACTATTTTATCGTCATCTAAGCTTTCTTCTATCTTTTCAATCCCAACAGGTGAATAGCATAATTTAGCAGCAGATGCCACCAACTTTTCTGGTTCAGGGGTGTATCTTAATAATCTTACTTTCAATTCAGTTGTCAATTTGATACTCCTTTCATATTTTTAGTTACTTATGTTTATACCCTTTAAAGTTAAGGATAAGGTTTTAGATTAACCTTATCCTTCATTTTCAGCATACATACTAATAATCATATCAAATATCTCATGTATTCTTTCATCATTCCCCACAAGATATAAATAACCCATCAAAGCCTCAAATCCTGTTGCATACTTATAATCAATCAAATCAGCATTTTTTGGAGCAGAACCAGATTTAGCATTTCGCCCTCTTTTAATTACAGACCACTCTTCTTCAGTAAGTTTATCTTGCAAATTATGAACAATATTAGCTTGGGCCTTAGCTTTAACATATCTAATTGCTTCTTTATGCAATTCATTTACGGAAATATTTTTCTTACTTAATAAATACGTTCTTATTAATAACTCATAAATAGCATCTCCAATGTAAGCTAATTGTAATGGAGATAACATTTTAACCTTATTTTTATTCCAGCCATTTCCTCCAAAGATTATTGTATTAAAATAATCATCTGTCATATGACTATATTCTCCTCCATTTTGTACCTTCTTTAGTATCTTCAAGAAGTATCCCTTTTTCTTTCAATTCGTCTCTTATCTTATCTGCTAGTTGATAGTTCTTTTCTTTTCTTGCTTTGTTTCTCTCCTCAATAAGCTTTATAATCTCTTCATCAACTATTTCTTCTTTCTTTGAAAGTATTCCTAAAATACCACTTAACTCCATTAATGTATCATAAGCTTTTTTCACAACTTCTTTAGGACTTTCTGCATTAATATTAGTATTTGCATATCTCACTAATTCAAACAATGCAGAAATAGCATCTGCAGTATTCAAATCATCTTCCATACTTGATATAAACTTTTCTTTAAATTTGTCAATATCTTCAATTGTCTTTTTATCTTTATCTAGTAATTCTTCATCTTTACTCATTTCCAATAAATGCTCTAAATTTCTCTTTCCGTTATACAATCTATCTAATCCATTTTTAGCCTGCTTTACAAGTTCTTTGTTGAAATTAATTGGACTTCTGTAATGAGCTGATAATATGAAAAATCTTAATACTTCCAAATCAAATTCTTTACCGATTTCTCTAACTGTAAAGAAATTCATCTTTGATTTAGACATTTTTTGATCATCTACATTTACCATCGCATTATGAAGCCAATAGTTAGCAAATGGCTTTCCATTCAAACTCTCACTTTGAGCTATTTCATTCTCATGATGTGGAAATTGCAAATCTTCGCCACCTGCATGAATATCTATTGTATCACCTAACAATTTTTTTGCCATAACAGAACATTCAATATGCCATCCTGGCCTCCCTTTACCCCATGGACTCTCCCATGAAGGTTCACCTGGCTTTTCATTCTTCCAAAGTGCAAAATCAGTAGGATTTTTCTTCTCTTGATTTACTTCTATTCTAGCTCCTGCAATAAGCTCATCTATATTTTTCTTTGAAAGTTTACCATAATCTTTCATTTTAGTTGTATCAAAATATACATTGCCATTTACACTATAAGCATATCCTTTTTCTTCTAAACCTTTAATGAACTCAATAATATCGGAAATATACTCAGTTGCTCTAGGATGACTTGTAGTCTCCTCTTTCAATAAAAGTCCTTTAGCATCTATAAAATATTCATTTATAAACCTATCAGCTACTTCTTTAACAGTTGTACCTTCTTCATTAGCCTTTTTTATCATCTTGTCATCAATGTCTGTAAAGTTCACGATATAATCAACATCATAGCCTTTATACTCAAAATATCTTCTCAATACATCGAATACTACTAATGGTCTTGCATTTCCTACATGAATATAATTGTAAACCGTAGGACCACATACGTACATTGTAACTTTATCAGAGTCTATTGGTTTAAATTCCTCTTTAGTTCTTGTCAAAGTATTATAAAGTTTCATTATTTTTTCCTCCCTTCAAGTTGTAAATAATGTTTTCTAATTCTGTAACTCTCTTTCTTAAGCATTCTAACTCTTGTGCTATTGGGTCAGGTAATCTAACTTGGTCTAAATCAATTTCTTTTTTCGTACCTGAAACTTTTTTGTTATCTTTAATTACAATTCTACCAGGTACCCCTACAACTGTACAATTTGGAGGTACTTCTTTTAATACAACAGCTCCTGCTCCAATCTTTGAATTGTCTCCTACTTTAAATGGTCCCAACACCTTAGCACCACTACTTATTACTACATTATTCCCTATAGTTGGATGTCTTTTTCCTTTTTCTTTTCCTGTACCACCTAGTGTTGCTCCTTGATATATTGTTACATTATCACCTATCTCAGTAGTTTCTCCAATAACTACACCCATGCCATGATCAATAAAAATCCCTTTCCCTATTTTTGCACCTGGGTGTATTTCTATACCTGTTAGAAACCTACCAACATGAGACAATAGTCTTGCAATTAAAAATAATTTTCTTTTATAAAACCAATGTGCTATCCTATATATAATTATTGCATGAAGACCAGGATAACATAAAATTACTTCTAATAAACTCTTAACTGCTGGGTCTCTTTCAAATACAGCTTTAATATCTTCTCTAAGAGTTTTAAACATATTAATCAACTCCTATTTTTTTTAAATAAAAAAACCGCCTCTTAAATACAGAGACGGTTTATCCCGCGGTTCCACTCTGTTTGGGCTTAAGCCCCAACTCATTAAGCTGTAACGGAGCAACCGATTTACCCTACTCAACGTTCAGGTAATAGTTCAGAGGTGCACTTCGATTTACCATTGACCTGAAATCCCTCTCAGCTTATAAGGATTTCTCTCTGTAGGTTTAGTAAAT
The sequence above is a segment of the Caloranaerobacter ferrireducens genome. Coding sequences within it:
- the sigH gene encoding RNA polymerase sporulation sigma factor SigH produces the protein MGLSVHKECDYDDYHDMVDEEIVESARNGDTEALEFLIKKYKNFVRAKARSYFLIGADKEDIIQEGMIGLYKAIRDYKQDKLTSFKAFAELCITRQIITAIKTATRQKHIPLNSYISLNKPIYDEESDRTLLDILSGVKIMDPEELIISREELKNIESKIGEILSDLEWEVLIYYLQGKSYQEIAVELNRHVKSIDNALQRVKRKLERYLETKDL
- a CDS encoding NYN domain-containing protein, which encodes MKKKYDEYLFIDGYNIINAWSDLKELKDVSLEAARDKLIEIMGEYQEYAGVKVVIVFDAHLVKGSMNKKEIINGIEVVFTKEMETADHYIEKVLDSIGRMKRVKVATSDWTEQQIVLGRGGMRISARELKEEINKMKRKIQKNTEQNKKRVDDLIFSRIDSETLKKLEKWRKNI
- the rlmB gene encoding 23S rRNA (guanosine(2251)-2'-O)-methyltransferase RlmB — protein: MQKQGLIEGRNPVLEALKSDRNIEKIMIAKGAEKGSVKKIKAIAKEKGIVIQYVDRNKLDSISATNSHQGVIAIASAYEYKTVEDILNYAENRNEDPFIIILDGIKDPHNLGAIMRTAECAGVHGIIIPKRRSVGLTPVVAKSSAGAIEYLPVAKVSNIVYTMEELKEKGIWICGTDMDGESNYYEKDLRGPLAIVIGSEGEGMSRLVKEKCDFLVKIPMKGNVTSLNASVAASILTYEVLRQRSLER
- the thyX gene encoding FAD-dependent thymidylate synthase; the encoded protein is MKVRLLRYTPEPEKLVASAAKLCYSPVGIEKIEESLDDDKIVNFLDMLMSLGHESPVEHATFTFAVEGVSRVLTHQLVRHRIASYSQQSQRYVKLQQFEYIIPPSIKDNEKAKKMFIKAMEDDQKYYNQLTKVLYEDILNKLIKDGYPEAKARKIAEKKAIEDARYVFPNACETKIVFTMNARSLFNFFKHRCCNRAQWEIRNLAIEMLKLVKGVAPTLFKYSGPACLYGDCPEGSMSCGKMKEVREKFKNLIPKG
- a CDS encoding Mini-ribonuclease 3 → MKILKKVQNGGEYSHMTDDYFNTIIFGGNGWNKNKVKMLSPLQLAYIGDAIYELLIRTYLLSKKNISVNELHKEAIRYVKAKAQANIVHNLQDKLTEEEWSVIKRGRNAKSGSAPKNADLIDYKYATGFEALMGYLYLVGNDERIHEIFDMIISMYAENEG
- the cysS gene encoding cysteine--tRNA ligase, translating into MKLYNTLTRTKEEFKPIDSDKVTMYVCGPTVYNYIHVGNARPLVVFDVLRRYFEYKGYDVDYIVNFTDIDDKMIKKANEEGTTVKEVADRFINEYFIDAKGLLLKEETTSHPRATEYISDIIEFIKGLEEKGYAYSVNGNVYFDTTKMKDYGKLSKKNIDELIAGARIEVNQEKKNPTDFALWKNEKPGEPSWESPWGKGRPGWHIECSVMAKKLLGDTIDIHAGGEDLQFPHHENEIAQSESLNGKPFANYWLHNAMVNVDDQKMSKSKMNFFTVREIGKEFDLEVLRFFILSAHYRSPINFNKELVKQAKNGLDRLYNGKRNLEHLLEMSKDEELLDKDKKTIEDIDKFKEKFISSMEDDLNTADAISALFELVRYANTNINAESPKEVVKKAYDTLMELSGILGILSKKEEIVDEEIIKLIEERNKARKEKNYQLADKIRDELKEKGILLEDTKEGTKWRRI
- the cysE gene encoding serine O-acetyltransferase, whose amino-acid sequence is MFKTLREDIKAVFERDPAVKSLLEVILCYPGLHAIIIYRIAHWFYKRKLFLIARLLSHVGRFLTGIEIHPGAKIGKGIFIDHGMGVVIGETTEIGDNVTIYQGATLGGTGKEKGKRHPTIGNNVVISSGAKVLGPFKVGDNSKIGAGAVVLKEVPPNCTVVGVPGRIVIKDNKKVSGTKKEIDLDQVRLPDPIAQELECLRKRVTELENIIYNLKGGKNNETL